In Acetomicrobium sp. S15 = DSM 107314, the sequence CATATCCTATGACAGGAGAGGCGAGTTCTCGAAGCTCGCCGAAGAAAATTGTAAGCTTTGGAAGGTTGCCCACAGGGTGACATTCAAGGTGCGCGATATAGCTGAGGGCTTCGACGAACGGGAGGCGGATGCTGTCTTTCTCGACCTGCCAGACCCGTGGAATTATCTCCATCATGCGATTTTAGCTTTGGCGCCTGGCCGCAGACTCGGCATGATCCTGCCCACAACGAATCAGGTGCAGCGAGCGTTGGCCGCACTGAAAGAGCAGCGCTTTGCAGACATCCAGGTTATCGAGGTAATGCACAGATATTGGAAAACAGACCCTGAGAGGTTGCGCCCCGAGGACATGATGGTGGGGCACACCGGATATCTGATCTTTGCAGCTCGCGTCGAGGCTCAAGAGGCGCAGTGACCCCTGAGAAGGCGCTTCTGCACGCATGCTGCGCACCCGATGCCATCGTCCCCTGGAGAGTTCTCGTCGATGAAGGGTTGGACGTCGTTGGATATTTCTACGGTTCCAACATCCACCCGGCGGATGAGTACAGCAAAAGGCGCGAAGCCGTAGAGAGGTTGGCCCGCGAGATGGGCGGCTCTGTTGTTTTTGCGCCTTACGAACCTGAGACATGGATGGCCAAGGTGCGACATCTGGCTGGCGAGCCCGAGGGTGGGAAGAGGTGCGCCCTATGTTTTGCCTTGCAGCTCGAATCCGCCCTTGCAGAAGCCCTCATAAGGCGATGTGACGCGATGGCGACAAGCCTTACGGTAAGCCCCCACAAAGATCCCGATATGATAAACGCCCTTGGGCGTGCGCTATGTCGGGCGGCGGGGATCGAGTGGGTGGATCGAATCTGGCGGAAAGGGGGAGGTTTCGCCCTCTCCGTCGAAGAGAGCCGTCGCCTTGGACTTTACAGGCAAAAGTATTGCGGCTGCATCTATAGCATTCCAAAGAAAGAGGGATAGGCCATGAACGCAAAAAGGGGCCGTGTCGGCA encodes:
- a CDS encoding epoxyqueuosine reductase QueH, whose amino-acid sequence is MTPEKALLHACCAPDAIVPWRVLVDEGLDVVGYFYGSNIHPADEYSKRREAVERLAREMGGSVVFAPYEPETWMAKVRHLAGEPEGGKRCALCFALQLESALAEALIRRCDAMATSLTVSPHKDPDMINALGRALCRAAGIEWVDRIWRKGGGFALSVEESRRLGLYRQKYCGCIYSIPKKEG
- a CDS encoding tRNA (adenine-N1)-methyltransferase, which produces MVILLKAGDIVYLWSSKLEDGFLLSLVPGRRLGSHVGVIGHDDILASDYGKAVMTHTGHSFYILKPMLGEYTRKLKRKTQIVFPKETGFILLYLDIFPGATVVECGTGSGSLTATLAHFVGDGGRVISYDRRGEFSKLAEENCKLWKVAHRVTFKVRDIAEGFDEREADAVFLDLPDPWNYLHHAILALAPGRRLGMILPTTNQVQRALAALKEQRFADIQVIEVMHRYWKTDPERLRPEDMMVGHTGYLIFAARVEAQEAQ